The following proteins come from a genomic window of Patescibacteria group bacterium:
- a CDS encoding N-6 DNA methylase, with amino-acid sequence MDKKRIMQNKTDLELDNDKLKKQLQGLVDDFKVDNGWQKSEEGIQTHFTIKLLELLGWVGSKNIQINESQEVKTGNKPDIILKSNSSKLLVIESKEASKKDKLDGAYQNKTFTEQLYGYCEGEGLYWGVLTNFVEWRLYSVAQKRLYKERKYAFHDLLWDNANKNSYIDLLSDDGLEFLRRLSKAELVAKNGKIDTDTVYYPQQLDLEQDKIKKEFFSKIKNWRAKLKGWISKNYASQYNVDEIDLMSQKILDRMIFMDICHDKGVINENHIQAVLSATKRTYYDELKEKFKLMDEKFNTELFAAHEIDNIKITNEVIAFIIRELNDIDFSKLSVHIIGEVYENYLGELAKSRTTDAKKINDKQKQKRKSQGIYYTPDYIVDYIVKNTVGELLKNLKTTAEIEKVKVLDPACGSGSFLIRAFDEFYNAYQRVSKEGGLFAFELRKKILQKNLFGVDLDAKAVEITKLNLMIKTLEGVKPEDLKGTHLLPNLNLNIRCGNSLIGGEKLQEKEQNLNLLENYKTETDKLAELKRSFYSEINDVRKKDLLAEIRKLEDVINRNLNKGLGKYFTNLDKVNPFNYTVAFCEIFKDGGFDAVIGNPPYINVENLANLDRIFLMTNYETAIKRFDIYISFMEKGLSILGNGGLLSYIIPYSFLNQNYAELLRKKIIENYNLKQIIDLYNIKVFGDAVVKNCIIVIGNTIKNERTIVKKIDNEIEASHMDTLPQKTFSQKMFGDLPKYMFRIDLDNSKLDLLTKIEEVSLNLGEICYVNWGARTGNIKKYVVNKSINQFCKKMINARNIDRYQLNFTNDYIVYKKEELYNPMFEELFESPKIIVRDISGRSRLKVTLDLEKYYAEHTVSLAVPYYFLKNVKRRGLEITTKQIELSSNYDLRYLVALINSKLINWYFISKLGGGLHVYPDDVKKLPIYVANKEQQNKLVKLIDEMLKLNKTIESREKNKTRIEAVDYEIDKVVYKLYNLTPEEINVVERR; translated from the coding sequence ATGGACAAAAAACGCATTATGCAAAATAAAACAGATCTTGAATTGGATAATGATAAATTAAAAAAACAACTGCAAGGACTGGTTGATGATTTTAAAGTTGACAATGGCTGGCAAAAATCAGAAGAAGGCATTCAAACTCATTTCACGATTAAACTTTTGGAACTGCTCGGCTGGGTTGGCAGTAAAAATATACAAATTAATGAATCACAAGAAGTAAAAACAGGGAATAAGCCGGATATTATATTAAAGTCCAACTCTTCCAAGCTTTTAGTCATTGAATCAAAAGAAGCATCAAAAAAAGATAAGCTTGACGGCGCTTATCAAAATAAAACTTTTACTGAGCAATTATATGGTTACTGCGAAGGCGAGGGTTTGTACTGGGGGGTTTTAACGAACTTTGTGGAATGGCGTCTGTATAGCGTAGCTCAAAAAAGATTATATAAGGAGCGCAAATACGCATTTCATGATTTGCTGTGGGATAATGCCAATAAAAATAGCTATATCGATTTACTTTCAGATGACGGTTTGGAATTTTTGCGTCGATTGTCCAAGGCTGAACTAGTGGCTAAAAATGGCAAAATAGATACTGACACTGTTTATTATCCGCAACAGCTGGATCTGGAACAGGATAAAATAAAAAAGGAATTTTTCAGCAAGATCAAAAACTGGCGCGCTAAATTAAAAGGTTGGATAAGTAAAAACTACGCCAGCCAATATAATGTTGATGAAATTGATTTAATGTCTCAGAAAATACTTGATCGCATGATTTTTATGGATATCTGCCATGACAAGGGCGTGATCAATGAAAATCACATTCAGGCTGTTTTAAGCGCGACCAAAAGGACGTATTATGACGAACTAAAAGAGAAGTTCAAATTAATGGATGAAAAGTTCAATACTGAGCTTTTTGCCGCTCATGAAATTGATAATATTAAAATTACTAATGAAGTAATTGCTTTTATTATCCGGGAACTTAATGACATTGATTTTTCAAAGTTAAGCGTTCACATTATCGGTGAAGTCTATGAAAATTATTTAGGCGAACTGGCAAAGTCCAGAACGACCGATGCCAAGAAAATTAACGATAAGCAGAAGCAAAAGCGTAAATCCCAGGGTATTTATTACACGCCTGATTACATCGTTGACTATATCGTGAAAAACACAGTCGGCGAGCTTTTAAAAAACCTGAAAACAACCGCTGAAATAGAAAAGGTTAAAGTGCTTGACCCTGCCTGCGGTTCAGGTTCATTTCTTATTCGCGCTTTTGATGAATTTTATAACGCTTATCAGCGGGTCAGCAAAGAAGGCGGTCTTTTTGCTTTTGAATTAAGGAAAAAGATTTTGCAGAAAAATTTATTCGGTGTTGATCTGGATGCCAAGGCTGTTGAAATAACCAAATTAAATTTAATGATCAAAACTTTAGAAGGTGTTAAGCCCGAAGACCTGAAAGGCACCCATCTTTTGCCAAATTTAAACCTCAATATCCGCTGTGGCAATTCTTTGATTGGCGGAGAAAAATTACAGGAAAAGGAACAAAATCTTAATTTGCTTGAAAATTATAAAACCGAGACTGACAAGCTGGCTGAACTTAAACGCAGCTTTTATTCGGAAATAAATGATGTAAGGAAAAAAGACCTTTTGGCTGAAATTAGAAAGCTTGAGGACGTAATTAATAGAAATTTAAATAAAGGTTTAGGCAAATACTTTACTAATTTGGATAAAGTTAATCCCTTTAATTATACGGTTGCCTTTTGTGAAATATTTAAGGATGGGGGTTTTGATGCTGTAATTGGAAATCCGCCGTATATTAATGTTGAAAATTTAGCAAATTTAGATAGGATATTCTTAATGACTAATTATGAAACCGCCATAAAAAGATTTGATATATACATTTCCTTTATGGAAAAGGGACTAAGCATTTTAGGAAATGGGGGGCTATTAAGTTATATCATCCCATATTCATTTTTAAATCAAAATTACGCTGAGTTATTAAGGAAAAAAATTATTGAAAATTATAATCTTAAGCAAATCATCGACCTTTACAATATCAAAGTTTTTGGTGATGCGGTTGTTAAAAATTGCATAATTGTGATTGGGAATACAATAAAGAATGAACGAACAATAGTTAAAAAGATTGATAACGAAATTGAAGCAAGTCATATGGATACTTTGCCTCAAAAAACATTTAGTCAGAAAATGTTTGGTGATTTGCCTAAGTATATGTTCAGGATAGATTTGGATAATTCAAAACTAGATTTATTAACTAAGATTGAAGAGGTATCTTTAAATTTAGGCGAGATTTGTTATGTTAATTGGGGTGCTAGAACGGGGAATATTAAGAAATATGTTGTTAATAAATCTATTAACCAATTTTGTAAAAAAATGATTAATGCTAGGAATATTGATCGCTACCAATTAAATTTTACTAATGATTACATCGTTTATAAAAAGGAAGAACTTTACAATCCAATGTTTGAAGAATTATTTGAATCCCCCAAAATAATTGTAAGGGATATTTCTGGCAGGTCAAGGTTAAAAGTAACCTTAGATTTGGAAAAATATTATGCTGAACATACAGTTAGCTTGGCAGTCCCTTATTACTTTTTAAAGAATGTTAAAAGACGCGGATTAGAAATTACAACTAAACAAATTGAATTGTCTTCAAATTATGATCTAAGATATTTGGTCGCTTTAATAAATTCAAAATTAATAAACTGGTACTTTATTAGTAAATTAGGGGGTGGGTTACATGTGTACCCTGATGATGTGAAAAAATTACCTATTTATGTCGCGAATAAGGAGCAACAGAATAAATTGGTCAAACTAATTGACGAAATGCTTAAATTAAATAAGACGATTGAATCTCGTGAGAAAAATAAGACCAGGATTGAGGCAGTAGATTATGAGATTGATAAGGTGGTGTATAAGTTGTACAATCTCACGCCAGAGGAGATTAATGTCGTGGAGAGGAGATAA
- a CDS encoding nucleotidyl transferase AbiEii/AbiGii toxin family protein codes for MSEQIVSILKRKLDELAVYGEIDAETRRNALKEELQFFVLNFIYHQPEYNDWIMYGGSALRIIHGLDRMSVDLDFEVSTAVTEKFLEELQKEIETYFANTYAAGSDFLVVKITNARGLLLKFNVGTELSLGQSSNQIHVKIDLNHFVAPKTVIERRPINRGQFSFVIKTYNMSSLMASKIAAIFLRGTRGVGEAIFEEKGRDIYDLLWYMNKKAVPDLDYLIAKGIEVKNFRALFDQLTLQMNKVSDTNLKQDLTPLFTDLRFIENWLKNWRESYLRLLDDYKIRTVTELEHVRVHHDLMPDNFYFIYTYKTEEGKSVSVKYAMSDYWIEFSDSNLPTKESEKIKDKIEFTRNGSTSHPPSEERLRQYAALFFQKTESYFKKTNHVMLGEIINTKLIRMTADNLNQKEQIVLNKSALISCELDDLLK; via the coding sequence ATGAGCGAACAGATAGTTTCAATATTAAAAAGAAAGCTTGACGAACTGGCGGTTTATGGAGAAATTGACGCGGAAACTCGCCGTAATGCCCTCAAAGAAGAGCTGCAGTTTTTTGTTCTAAATTTTATCTATCATCAGCCGGAGTATAATGATTGGATTATGTATGGCGGATCAGCGCTTCGCATAATTCACGGCCTTGATCGGATGTCAGTTGATTTGGATTTTGAAGTGTCCACGGCGGTAACAGAAAAATTCCTGGAGGAATTACAAAAAGAAATAGAAACTTATTTTGCCAATACCTACGCAGCCGGGTCTGATTTTTTGGTGGTGAAAATAACGAATGCTAGGGGATTGCTTTTGAAATTTAATGTCGGCACGGAATTAAGTTTAGGGCAGTCCTCAAATCAGATCCACGTAAAAATAGATCTTAATCATTTTGTCGCTCCTAAAACCGTAATTGAACGTCGCCCGATTAACCGCGGCCAGTTTTCTTTTGTGATAAAAACTTACAACATGTCTTCTCTGATGGCCAGCAAGATAGCCGCTATTTTTTTGCGCGGTACGCGCGGGGTCGGTGAGGCGATTTTTGAAGAAAAAGGACGGGATATTTATGATCTTTTATGGTACATGAATAAAAAAGCCGTGCCTGATCTTGATTATCTTATTGCCAAAGGCATTGAAGTAAAAAATTTTCGCGCTTTATTTGACCAGCTTACTTTGCAGATGAATAAGGTGAGCGATACTAATCTTAAACAGGACTTGACTCCGCTTTTTACGGACCTGCGCTTTATTGAAAATTGGCTTAAAAATTGGCGTGAGAGCTATCTGCGTTTGCTTGATGATTATAAAATTCGCACGGTTACCGAGCTTGAACATGTCAGAGTGCATCACGACCTAATGCCGGATAATTTCTACTTCATTTACACGTACAAAACCGAAGAAGGTAAATCAGTCAGCGTTAAGTATGCCATGAGTGATTATTGGATTGAGTTTAGCGACAGCAATTTGCCGACAAAAGAAAGTGAGAAGATAAAAGACAAGATTGAATTCACCAGGAACGGATCAACGAGCCATCCTCCGTCTGAGGAAAGATTGAGACAGTATGCCGCGCTCTTTTTCCAGAAGACAGAAAGCTATTTCAAAAAGACCAATCATGTTATGCTTGGCGAAATTATTAATACGAAGCTGATCAGGATGACAGCGGACAATTTGAATCAGAAAGAACAGATAGTCTTAAACAAATCAGCTTTGATCTCCTGCGAACTTGATGATCTGTTAAAATAA
- a CDS encoding XRE family transcriptional regulator → MLININPKILIWAREERFGDMSLDDVSSKLGIATANLAQWEKDGLEVPFEKLALIAKIYKRQTAIFFLLDVPPKTKKIKDYRNFALVNKKFYPDALLAIRRTERYLKVARELEDVSTWKQRYQWLKDFNGRKENIKKESTYLRKLLIENSDIQIGKGRSDEAFRYWRSKIEEKLNVFVFQFSMPDTELDGFSYAFDVFPYAIVLNNRKKSVRKIFTLFHELAHILKHNPGACNQDFSLMEDHSNMELECNSFAGEFLVPSQSIKIANTVDEIFNFAKSFNISGEVYLRRMLEEQKIDKVCFFRLLDEVRVRSNSLPKKQNKGPRSMIVQSKSTRGNKFFSLITNAATMNKISFSSASDLLGLKASNIRL, encoded by the coding sequence ATGTTGATAAATATAAACCCAAAAATATTAATCTGGGCCAGAGAGGAAAGGTTTGGAGATATGTCTTTAGATGATGTCTCTAGTAAATTAGGAATTGCAACCGCCAATTTGGCTCAATGGGAAAAAGATGGTCTAGAAGTGCCTTTTGAAAAATTAGCATTGATTGCTAAAATTTACAAAAGACAAACTGCGATTTTTTTTCTTCTAGATGTGCCTCCAAAAACAAAGAAGATAAAAGACTATAGAAATTTTGCCCTTGTTAACAAAAAATTCTATCCCGATGCCTTACTAGCAATACGTAGAACCGAGAGATATCTAAAAGTTGCTCGGGAATTGGAAGATGTTTCTACCTGGAAGCAGCGATATCAATGGTTAAAAGATTTCAATGGGAGAAAAGAGAATATAAAAAAAGAGAGTACTTATTTAAGGAAATTATTAATTGAAAATTCGGATATCCAAATTGGTAAAGGCAGATCTGATGAAGCTTTCAGATATTGGCGATCTAAGATAGAAGAGAAATTGAATGTCTTTGTATTCCAATTTTCTATGCCCGATACTGAGCTAGATGGATTCAGTTATGCTTTTGATGTTTTCCCATATGCAATAGTTTTAAATAATCGAAAAAAATCTGTAAGGAAAATTTTTACGCTTTTTCATGAATTAGCACACATTTTAAAACATAATCCGGGCGCATGTAACCAAGATTTTTCTTTAATGGAAGATCATTCTAATATGGAGCTAGAATGTAATAGTTTTGCTGGAGAATTTCTAGTGCCTAGTCAAAGTATTAAAATTGCTAATACGGTTGATGAAATTTTTAATTTTGCAAAGTCATTTAATATTAGCGGAGAAGTTTATCTCAGGAGAATGCTTGAAGAACAGAAAATTGACAAAGTATGTTTTTTTAGATTATTGGATGAGGTTAGAGTAAGATCGAATAGTTTACCCAAAAAGCAGAACAAAGGACCGCGATCAATGATCGTTCAAAGCAAAAGTACGAGGGGAAATAAATTTTTTAGTTTAATAACGAATGCGGCAACAATGAATAAAATAAGTTTTTCTTCCGCTTCTGACCTGCTAGGGTTAAAGGCTAGTAATATTCGTTTATGA
- a CDS encoding DUF4411 family protein has translation MNSVPQKKIYCFDTSAFLALSRTSETVIRIPDELWNHLENMMKDGEIISHRIVFDEIISGTKNPPFITLWIRKKVAYFFPMSNAQIEQVSEIVKQFPGLIDYGREKEQADPWLIALAIEKSKNATLFEICLSIVVSQENPNSSIKIPAVCKYFNIKHCSLREFFDEIGLSTKLSKK, from the coding sequence ATGAATTCAGTACCGCAAAAAAAAATTTATTGTTTTGATACTAGTGCTTTTTTGGCATTAAGTAGGACTAGTGAAACTGTAATTAGAATCCCTGATGAATTATGGAATCATCTTGAAAATATGATGAAAGATGGTGAAATTATTTCACACAGAATTGTATTTGATGAAATCATTAGCGGTACAAAAAATCCGCCCTTTATTACACTATGGATTAGAAAAAAGGTTGCATATTTTTTTCCCATGAGTAATGCTCAAATTGAACAGGTCTCGGAAATAGTTAAACAATTCCCTGGATTAATTGATTATGGCAGAGAGAAAGAACAAGCAGACCCATGGTTAATTGCACTTGCAATAGAAAAATCCAAAAATGCAACTCTATTTGAAATATGTTTATCAATTGTAGTTAGCCAGGAAAATCCGAATTCCTCAATAAAGATACCAGCAGTTTGTAAATATTTTAATATAAAGCACTGTTCATTAAGAGAATTTTTTGATGAGATTGGATTAAGTACGAAACTTTCAAAGAAATGA
- a CDS encoding VanW family protein: MKLKELIPQIFSKEKIKKELANRRKRLILILTIFFLVVFFSLIIVCPIIAYQALYKEKIYSGVYIDGVNLGGLTQTQAIERLNKQIDNLKDNGLNFFYQAKKQRVEMTTVSPTDPDLSYQLLNFEPELMAEGAFAFGRDKDWFNNLQGQILAVLRQQEIPLIYTLKEAELKDILKQNFKEFENPGQDAQIVFNPDNTIAISSEARGSVIDYSQSIIDLKKNINLISINSVELKMIPAVPQVTQKEGEALLPEIGQILKQEKLVFTYKDKKWEILNEEFKKWLGFVKDNGQIKLAFKPELIEPKLLSLAGEINIAAQDAKFAMADGKVTEFQPGISGLELDLENSLAKINNEFFTNKNNQIELLVKESAPVIKTEDVNSLGIKDLIGTGVSDFAGSHVNRIKNIKNAVAHLNGIIIPPDEFSIVEAIGEVNAATGYFQEFVIKGDRTVPEYGGGLCQIGTTVFRAALYSGLPITERRPHSYIVSYYKPLGMDATIYGPHPDVRFLNDTGHNILLQIKIEGTKLSFEFWGTSDGRKIEITDPVLYNWTAQPADRLIENAKLKPGEKRLAETGRRGADAYFYRHITKANGEKIDETFRSHYVPWPNIYEIGLQPAPPQPAPDSAATSSVGGESGSTGNQNINSQ; encoded by the coding sequence ATGAAACTGAAAGAACTAATTCCGCAGATATTTTCTAAGGAAAAGATAAAAAAAGAACTAGCCAATAGAAGAAAAAGGTTAATACTCATATTAACCATTTTTTTTCTTGTAGTATTTTTTAGCTTGATAATTGTTTGCCCGATTATCGCCTATCAAGCGCTGTATAAAGAAAAAATTTATTCAGGTGTTTATATTGACGGAGTAAATTTGGGCGGTCTGACTCAAACCCAGGCAATTGAAAGGCTGAATAAGCAAATTGATAATCTGAAAGATAATGGCTTAAATTTTTTTTATCAGGCTAAAAAACAGCGTGTGGAAATGACCACTGTGTCGCCGACCGATCCTGATCTTTCTTATCAGCTTTTAAATTTTGAGCCAGAATTAATGGCTGAAGGGGCATTTGCTTTTGGCCGCGATAAAGATTGGTTTAATAATCTGCAAGGCCAAATTCTGGCAGTCTTAAGGCAACAGGAAATACCCTTAATTTATACATTAAAAGAGGCAGAATTAAAGGATATTTTAAAACAGAATTTTAAGGAATTTGAAAATCCAGGCCAGGATGCACAAATTGTTTTTAACCCTGACAATACCATTGCCATTAGTTCGGAAGCTCGCGGCAGTGTGATTGATTATAGCCAGTCTATTATTGATTTAAAGAAAAATATAAATTTAATTTCCATCAATTCAGTGGAATTAAAAATGATTCCAGCCGTGCCCCAGGTGACGCAAAAAGAAGGAGAGGCTCTCTTGCCAGAAATCGGGCAAATTTTAAAGCAAGAAAAACTGGTTTTTACTTATAAAGATAAAAAATGGGAGATTCTTAATGAGGAATTTAAAAAATGGCTCGGCTTTGTTAAGGATAATGGCCAGATAAAATTAGCATTTAAGCCAGAACTGATAGAGCCGAAGCTGCTTAGTCTGGCTGGAGAAATAAATATTGCGGCTCAAGATGCAAAATTTGCCATGGCTGACGGCAAGGTGACAGAATTTCAGCCAGGCATCAGCGGCTTGGAATTGGATTTGGAAAATAGCCTGGCTAAAATTAATAATGAATTTTTTACAAACAAAAATAATCAGATTGAACTTTTGGTTAAAGAATCAGCGCCGGTTATTAAAACTGAAGATGTTAATTCATTAGGCATCAAGGATCTAATCGGCACTGGCGTTTCAGATTTTGCCGGCAGCCATGTTAACAGAATTAAAAATATAAAAAACGCAGTTGCACATTTGAATGGGATTATTATTCCGCCGGATGAATTTAGCATTGTTGAGGCGATCGGCGAAGTCAATGCAGCCACTGGTTATTTCCAGGAGTTTGTAATTAAAGGCGACAGAACAGTGCCTGAATACGGCGGAGGACTGTGCCAGATTGGCACGACTGTTTTTCGCGCCGCGCTTTACAGCGGTCTGCCCATTACTGAAAGAAGACCTCATTCTTATATTGTTTCTTATTATAAGCCGCTGGGCATGGATGCAACTATTTATGGCCCGCATCCCGATGTGAGATTTTTAAATGACACCGGGCATAATATTCTGCTGCAGATAAAAATTGAGGGCACGAAATTGAGCTTTGAATTTTGGGGCACAAGCGATGGCCGCAAAATAGAAATCACAGATCCTGTTTTATATAACTGGACTGCTCAGCCGGCTGACCGGCTGATTGAAAATGCAAAATTAAAACCGGGTGAAAAAAGGCTGGCCGAGACCGGCCGCAGAGGAGCTGATGCTTATTTTTATCGCCACATTACCAAAGCAAATGGTGAAAAAATTGATGAGACTTTCCGCAGCCACTATGTGCCTTGGCCCAATATCTATGAAATAGGTTTGCAGCCTGCACCGCCCCAGCCAGCGCCAGATAGCGCAGCCACTAGTTCAGTGGGAGGTGAGAGCGGGAGTACTGGGAATCAAAATATAAATAGTCAATAA
- a CDS encoding DUF4325 domain-containing protein, whose translation MLNKEQILKIAQKKGLVKTRDFLADFNVSRQYISNLISQLVEEKKLVKIGSTRSAKYATPGYLELHPDELPTRFHKKLINTGLEEHKVLDDIERHFGPYAFLPENIKSIFAYSFSEMLNNAIEHSESKKINITVDISNDELVFAVDDFGIGVFRNIMQKRKLKDELEAIQDLMKGKTTTKPKLHSGEGIFFTSKIGDEFILDSYGYQLVINNKIDDIFVKKVQGQKQGTKVIFRLDTATNRHLNDVFKEYTDVIDSDYGFDKTEIRVKLYLNSGVHISRSQARRVLSDLEKFRVIIMDYDKVPMIGQAFADEIYRVFKNKYPQIVIKNENMNEAVKFMVERAINEAKKSL comes from the coding sequence ATGTTAAACAAAGAACAAATTTTAAAAATTGCCCAAAAAAAAGGGTTGGTGAAAACCCGTGATTTTTTAGCTGATTTTAACGTCTCCCGCCAGTATATTAGCAATTTAATTTCCCAGCTTGTAGAGGAAAAAAAGTTGGTTAAAATCGGCTCTACCAGGAGTGCTAAATATGCGACGCCTGGCTATCTTGAATTGCATCCCGATGAATTGCCAACGCGATTCCATAAAAAATTGATTAATACTGGCTTGGAGGAGCACAAAGTGCTTGATGATATTGAGCGGCATTTTGGCCCCTATGCTTTTTTGCCGGAAAACATTAAAAGCATCTTTGCCTATTCATTTTCTGAAATGCTTAATAATGCGATTGAACACTCTGAATCAAAAAAAATTAATATTACTGTTGATATCAGCAATGACGAGCTGGTTTTTGCGGTTGATGATTTTGGCATTGGCGTTTTCAGGAATATAATGCAAAAACGAAAGCTCAAAGATGAGCTTGAGGCCATTCAGGATTTGATGAAAGGAAAAACAACAACCAAGCCAAAGCTCCACTCTGGCGAAGGCATTTTTTTTACTTCAAAAATTGGGGATGAATTTATTCTGGACAGTTATGGTTATCAGCTTGTTATAAACAACAAGATTGATGATATTTTTGTAAAAAAAGTCCAGGGCCAAAAACAAGGCACCAAAGTGATATTTCGCCTTGATACCGCAACAAATCGCCATCTTAATGATGTTTTCAAAGAATATACAGACGTTATTGACAGCGATTATGGCTTTGATAAAACTGAAATCAGAGTTAAATTATATTTAAACAGCGGGGTGCATATTTCCCGCTCGCAAGCCAGGCGAGTGCTTTCGGATTTGGAAAAGTTCAGGGTCATAATCATGGATTATGATAAGGTGCCGATGATTGGCCAGGCATTTGCTGATGAAATTTATCGCGTTTTTAAAAATAAATATCCGCAGATAGTAATTAAAAATGAAAATATGAATGAGGCGGTAAAATTTATGGTTGAGCGGGCAATTAATGAAGCGAAAAAATCGCTTTAA
- a CDS encoding Hsp20/alpha crystallin family protein, translated as MPQDQNSIFFTNLDELKQSLENEPANASHLLDLSPQTEPQNEAWFTEDYEGQLAVDVYQTKDAIIVKSTIAGVKPEGLEIYLHNDLLTIRGKREQEYEAKDADYFYKECYFGGFSRSIILPVEVQADRVEATLKNGILKIILPKALKSKLINVQIKED; from the coding sequence ATGCCACAAGATCAAAATTCCATATTTTTTACCAATCTGGATGAATTAAAGCAGAGTTTGGAAAACGAGCCAGCCAATGCCTCGCATCTTTTGGATTTATCGCCCCAGACTGAGCCTCAGAACGAGGCTTGGTTTACTGAAGATTATGAAGGCCAGCTGGCTGTTGATGTTTATCAGACTAAGGATGCGATTATTGTAAAATCAACGATTGCCGGAGTTAAACCAGAAGGCTTGGAAATATATTTGCATAATGATCTGTTAACTATCCGCGGTAAACGCGAGCAGGAATATGAAGCCAAAGATGCTGACTATTTTTATAAAGAATGTTATTTTGGCGGATTTTCCCGCTCAATTATTTTGCCGGTTGAGGTTCAGGCAGATAGAGTTGAAGCGACTTTAAAAAATGGGATTTTAAAAATAATTTTGCCCAAAGCCCTGAAATCCAAGCTGATAAACGTGCAGATTAAAGAAGATTAA
- a CDS encoding KTSC domain-containing protein: MQRQSVNSTDLKSVGYEPQTNILEIEFKKGSIYQYSEVPDYIYTGLIGAASHGKYFNAHIKKHFSFRKIR; encoded by the coding sequence ATGCAAAGACAAAGTGTTAATTCAACAGATCTGAAGTCTGTCGGCTATGAGCCTCAAACCAATATTTTAGAAATTGAATTTAAAAAAGGAAGCATTTATCAATATTCCGAAGTTCCAGATTATATTTATACTGGCCTCATAGGGGCTGCTTCTCACGGGAAGTATTTTAATGCGCATATTAAAAAACATTTCAGTTTTAGAAAAATTAGATAA